The Nostoc sp. 'Peltigera membranacea cyanobiont' N6 genome contains the following window.
GTCCGGGAAATCTTCCCGCATGGCGTACAACAAGTTCAACGTCCCAACTACATTATTGACCTGAGTGAGAACTGCATGTTCTCGGTCAATCATGGAAAATGGGGCCGAACGCTGTTCGCCAAAATGCACTAGGGCATTTGGCTGAAATTGATGTAATGTTTTGCTGAGAAATTCGTAATTTGTAATATCGCCGATGAACAAATCGATAGATTTACCCGTCAAATCTTGCCAGCGCTGGAGACGTTGTTGAATTAGTGCGATCGGAGTGAGAGTTTCAACACCTAGTTCAGTATCCCAGTGCCGCCGCACCAAACTATCTAAAATTCCAACTTCATAACCTCGATTGGAAAGGTAAAGAGCAGTTGCCCAACCGCAATATCCATCACCGCCAATAACCAGGACTTTCATCTTCACCAGTTTTTACTCGCTGATAGCTAAATCTATCAGGTTTTTGTCCCCTCTCAATCATCATTCTGAGAGAAATGTGGATTTTGGACTTAGGGAACAGCAATAAATAAGGGAAAATTAAGAGGAATTCTTTCTTGTACAGACGCGATTCATCACGTCTCTCAATCTCTCAGGACTTCGGAATCCGATACTGTTGGGCAATGTAATAAAACAAACGATAATAATCTTGAAATTTTTGGCTCTTGCTTCGTCCCTGCCAACAGTATTTCACTTGACTCTGAGTTAGTGTCAATGTCATTGAACCTATATCTTTATCAACTTCTACAACCATTACCCCAGATACTCCTTGGGCAGTTTTAAAGTTGAATTTTATCTTTTTTAACGGCTCTTGCTCTGTAACAATCGAATTTGGTAACTCATGACTTGCCCAACCACGAATTTCTACTGAGTTATCCTGTTGTGAAATAAACGCAATTCCATCACCATTTGCTGGGGCTGCTGAAGAAGTCCAGTTACTTGGATATGGAAATTCAAAGCCATAACGAGAGTTGCTATAAGTTTTCCATGCGATCGCTCCGGCGTTAAAATCATTTGCAGTACAACCCCATAGAATTACTAACAGGGCAATAACTCCACTAGCGCTGGCTGCAAACCGATAAATTCTTCGCCCCAAATTACACATTTTGCCAAAGTTACTGATTTTATAGAAATACCAGAAACTCAGATTGATACCTCGCACTGAAAGAGCGCTCATTAAAAATTAAATATTCTTTCAGGATATTTACCATTCTCTTTTTGACTCCTCAGTAGAGAAGCTTATAAAGAGTGCTTTATCACACAATTTATGTACAGTGCATCTCAAACAGGCGAACCAACTTTGGAACTTTTTCACTTCCAAAGCAACACATCTTTGCAATTTCCGCCAAATCTTTCTGTAATTTGCATCGGGAAGCCAAACGAGCAAAAACCCCCAGATATTGATATTTCTGGCTTACCAGATTCGGATGTGGCATCTCGCGTTCACGCCCAAATTTGGGTAAATGGGGATGAATACCATATCACCGATTTGGGTAGTTCTAATGGTACATACATTAACGGCGCGAAACTTCAACCCCAAGTTTTTTGTCCACTCCATCCAGGAGACAGAGTTTCCCTTGGGCAGGGAGACAAAATAACTTTCATGTTTAGAGTGCAGCAGCACTCTGCATCTGCTACAAAAAATCCTACCCCAAACTCCGCGCCAACAAAAATTACAGCACCTACCACCAGTAAAGAAGAGGAAGAGGAAGAGCAAGTAATCCTTGCCAGTAAGCTTATTGGTTTAGGACTAATCCTCGCTGGCATTACATTTTTAAGTACAAGCATTTATGTAAGCGTTTACTTACGCAGCACACCTGGGATTTTGCTGTGTATGGGAGGTGTAGTAGCTCTAAATTGGGGTGGGCGCGATAATCGCAAACTCGGATGGGTGTTGATTGGCATCGGAATTGCTCTTTTCATCGCCAGTGGTGTTGTCATCGGCTCTGTGTCTCTTTTTTCGATGCTGGTGTCATTCGCTGGCATTTCCTGTGGATATCAGTTGTTTACAACCGGAAAGGTGTTCAACTTCAATCCGCTTACACTCCAAATAGTTAAAAAGTAAGCCAAATTAGGCAATCATTAATTAGAATTAGCGATCGCTAATTTCCATTGAGGTTTCAGGATTTGAATCCGAAACCCTGATTAATTCTCAGAGGTTTGTCGTGAGGCATTTATCACTCAATAAACAGCATTTCAGCCTTAGTTGTAAACAAATGTAACAAAAGTGGCGTTAAAACGTTTTGCTGTCTTGACAACCAATAGAAGAACCGATAAGTTGATATACATACCCGGGTAAGACCGTTAAAGAGTTATATGCAAACGCAAACTAAGCAAAAGGTCACTTTGTATTTATCGCCAGAGTTGCACAGAAAACTGAAGATTCGTTCAGCAGTAGATTCTGAACCAATGTCAGAACTTGCCGAACGCGCCCTTGGTTTTTACCTGTCTAATCAAGAATTGGTAGACGAGTTAGAAGACTCTTCTTTTGGGCGGACTCATAGAGTTTATTCATGCCCAACTTGTGATAGCTCGCTAGTCTTACGTGATGGGGAACTGGTTACTTTGGGCAATCAACCAGGAGTAGTTGGTCAAGATCATCTTTCCATTATGGATGAAGATGAAACCAATCCCAAAGGTGAGGAAGAGTTAGTTCCTTGCTAGATAGATATTCATGATTCGGTTGTCTTTACCAGCAGCAATGTCTCTACTGTCTCTATAAGGTCTCAAGTAGGTCGAAGTATGAAAGAAGAGCTCAATATCCTAATTCAAGCTCAATACCCTTTAATCTACCTTGTGACCTCCGAGGAAGAGCGGGCCGAGCAAGCCGTTTCCACAATCGCCCAGTTGTTAAAGCCCCAGCGCCGAGTATTTATTTGGACAGTAACACACGGGATTGTGGAGTATGGTCAACCCCGGAATGTTACCCAACATAATACCGTGTCTCCAGAGGCGGCCATTGAGTGGATCATCCGGCAGAAAGAGCCAAGTATATTTATTCTTAAAGATTTACACCCCTTTATTGATGCGCCAGCAACAAACAGATCGTTACGAGATGCGATCGCTAGCTTTAAAGGTACGCAAAAGAACATTATTTTGATGTCTCCCATGCAACAAGTACCTATAGAGTTAGAAAAAGAAGTTGTTGTTATAGATTTTACGCTGCCAGATATGGCAGAGTTGAATAAAGTACTGACTCAGCACGTAGACCAAAATCGTGGTCGGCGGTTGACAACAGAGGCTAGAGAAAAGCTTCTCAGAGCAGCTTTAGGTCTAACTAAAGATGAAGCTGAGAAAGTCTACCGAAAGGCGCAGGTAACTACAGGGCGTTTGACGGAAGATGAAGTAGATATAGTTTTATCTGAGAAAAAGCAACTAATTCGGCGCAATGGCATCTTAGAATACATCGAAGAAGATGAAACCATTGATGCAGTAGGTGGCTTAGAAGAGTTAAAAAGATGGCTCAAGCAACGCTCTAACGCTTTCACAGAAAGAGCGAGAGAGTATGGTTTGCCTCAACCAAAGGGGATGTTAATTCTCGGAGTTCCCGGTTGCGGTAAGTCATTAATAGCCAAAACTACTTCCCGACTGTGGGGTTTACCCCTGCTGCGGTTAGATATGGGGCGAGTTTACGACGGCTCAATGGTGGGACGAAGTGAAGCAAATCTGCGGAACGCCCTGAAAACAGCAGAATCCATTTCCCCAGCGATTTTGTTTATCGATGAATTAGATAAATCCTTTGCTGGTAGTGGAGGTTCTTCTGATTCTGATGGTGGGACTTCAAGCAGAATCTTCGGCTCTTTCCTCACATGGATGCAAGATAAGAAATCACCAGTGTTCGTGATGGCAACCGCCAACCGAGTAGAACGCTTACCTGGCGAGTTCTTGAGGAAAGGACGCTTTGATGAAATTTTCTTTGTCGATCTGCCAACACCGGAAGAACGGCAACACATTTTTAATATTCATCTGACCAAACGCCGTGAAGACATCTCTCGATTCGATCTTGAGCAACTAGCTAAGATGTCTGATGGCTTTTCTGGGGCAGAAGTTGAGCAAGCGATCGTTGCGGCAATGTATGAAGCTTTTGCCCAAGATCGGGAGTTCACCCAACTAGATATTATTGCTGCACTGAAGGCAACATTGCCGCTGTCTCGAACGATGCAAGAACAAGTAACGGCTCTGAGAGATTGGGCCAGACAGCGCGCACGCCCCGCAGCATCCTCCGTAGCTGAATATCAGCGAATGGAGTTTTAAAAGCTTTCCTCTGCCATCCCAGGGGGAAAGGCTAGCAGAAAATGCTAGCAGTTATAAAAAAAGCCGCATCCTGTTAAGCGCGGCTTCGCTCAAAACAAACCGTTGTCGTTTTTCTCAATCTTCTCATTGGAGGAAACCCAAATGTCTCACTTTAGCACCCTGCGTACCAAAATCACCGATGCCGAAATCCTCAAAGCTTCTTTGCGCGACCTCGGTATCAGCGTAAAGACTGAAGCTGATGTCCGTGGTTATAACGGTCAGCGTGTCCGTTCTGACATCGTTGCTATGTTGGATGGCGAATATGACCTCGGCTGGTCTCGCAACAGTGATGGTTCTTTTGACCTAATCGCTGACTTGTGGGGAGTTGCTAAGAAGCACAACCAAACCGAGTTGATCAACTCAATCAACCAAAAGTATGCTGTTAACAAAACTTTGGCTGAAGTAAAACAGCGCGGTTTGCAAAACGCCAATGTGAAATTGGTATTGCAATAACAATTTCTCTGCGCGTTCCCAAAGCTGCACGGGTTAACCATATAAATAGCGGTTAGCCCGCTTTTTTATCGGGACTGAGATTCATTTCTCAGTCCCGATTTTTAATGGTTTATAGGAAGTTATTGAATGAATGCTAAACCTGAATTTAGCTTTAATTAGTGTTCACAGAAAAAATCTGTGAACACTATTTTTGGTTGTAGAATGTCCTAACTTTTAGTTTTCGCTTGCTACAGGTAGACGGATAGTGAATCTACTACCCTGCCCCGGCTCAGATGTCACATCAATTGTGCCTTGATGTGCTTCGATAATGCAACGAGATAGATATAATCCCAAACCACTACCAGAACGCTGGTGTTTTCCTTGGCGAAATCGCTCAAATAATATTGCTTGGTCTTGTTTAGAAATTCCTGGACCTGTATCTTGGATATCAATAGTCACATTTGCCGGAGTGAGATGACAGTGAATATCTACATAACCTTTGTCTGTAAATTTGATAGCATTACCGATAATATTTGTTAAAACTCGCCGCAGTTCTACGCGATCGGCCATGATAGTGATTGTAGTTTCACCTCTATCAATATTTGCACTTAATCCTTTTTCCTCAGCTAAGGGAGTTAATTCTTGGAAAACTTCACTAACTAATTCCTGAATATTGCAGGGAGAAATTTTTAAAGTTTTACAGCCTGCTTCATGACGATAAACTTCTAGCAAAGTATTTACCATTTCTAGCAGGTCTTGATTACTGCCAATCATGGTATTAATTATTTCTTGCAATTGTGGCGAAACTTCGCAAAATCTGCCTTCTAGCAATAATTTTAAGACGCGGTTGGAGGCTACTAGCGGTATACGTAGATCGTGAGTAAAACGCGAGACAAAATCAGCCCGTAGGTTAGCCATCTGATCTCGTTCGTCAATACTATGCTTGAGGCGCAGGAGCGATCGCACTCGTGCATGTAGTTCATCAGG
Protein-coding sequences here:
- a CDS encoding DUF1257 domain-containing protein; the encoded protein is MSHFSTLRTKITDAEILKASLRDLGISVKTEADVRGYNGQRVRSDIVAMLDGEYDLGWSRNSDGSFDLIADLWGVAKKHNQTELINSINQKYAVNKTLAEVKQRGLQNANVKLVLQ
- a CDS encoding hybrid sensor histidine kinase/response regulator; the protein is MSLSKTVKKDKILVVDDIFDNLLVLEAVLEDEDYEISLVEDSKIALAMVEESPPDIILLDVMMPELDGYEFTRRIRQNQALPFIPILLLTAHYESSVVEGLDAGADDFIRKPFDPDELHARVRSLLRLKHSIDERDQMANLRADFVSRFTHDLRIPLVASNRVLKLLLEGRFCEVSPQLQEIINTMIGSNQDLLEMVNTLLEVYRHEAGCKTLKISPCNIQELVSEVFQELTPLAEEKGLSANIDRGETTITIMADRVELRRVLTNIIGNAIKFTDKGYVDIHCHLTPANVTIDIQDTGPGISKQDQAILFERFRQGKHQRSGSGLGLYLSRCIIEAHQGTIDVTSEPGQGSRFTIRLPVASEN
- the ycf46 gene encoding stress-responsive protein Ycf46; protein product: MKEELNILIQAQYPLIYLVTSEEERAEQAVSTIAQLLKPQRRVFIWTVTHGIVEYGQPRNVTQHNTVSPEAAIEWIIRQKEPSIFILKDLHPFIDAPATNRSLRDAIASFKGTQKNIILMSPMQQVPIELEKEVVVIDFTLPDMAELNKVLTQHVDQNRGRRLTTEAREKLLRAALGLTKDEAEKVYRKAQVTTGRLTEDEVDIVLSEKKQLIRRNGILEYIEEDETIDAVGGLEELKRWLKQRSNAFTERAREYGLPQPKGMLILGVPGCGKSLIAKTTSRLWGLPLLRLDMGRVYDGSMVGRSEANLRNALKTAESISPAILFIDELDKSFAGSGGSSDSDGGTSSRIFGSFLTWMQDKKSPVFVMATANRVERLPGEFLRKGRFDEIFFVDLPTPEERQHIFNIHLTKRREDISRFDLEQLAKMSDGFSGAEVEQAIVAAMYEAFAQDREFTQLDIIAALKATLPLSRTMQEQVTALRDWARQRARPAASSVAEYQRMEF
- a CDS encoding FHA domain-containing protein, giving the protein MYSASQTGEPTLELFHFQSNTSLQFPPNLSVICIGKPNEQKPPDIDISGLPDSDVASRVHAQIWVNGDEYHITDLGSSNGTYINGAKLQPQVFCPLHPGDRVSLGQGDKITFMFRVQQHSASATKNPTPNSAPTKITAPTTSKEEEEEEQVILASKLIGLGLILAGITFLSTSIYVSVYLRSTPGILLCMGGVVALNWGGRDNRKLGWVLIGIGIALFIASGVVIGSVSLFSMLVSFAGISCGYQLFTTGKVFNFNPLTLQIVKK